The Dethiosulfovibrio peptidovorans DSM 11002 nucleotide sequence ACTCCTTTCCAGCCCCAATATATAGGGACCACACCACAGGAGAAGGAGTCAAAGATCTTCTCGGTGATATATCCTGGGACATCCTTCATGTTCTCGTAGCAAAAATTGAACTTATAATCAGGAAGAGTATCCTCCTTGCTGCTCAATCGCCCTCTATAGATCGAATAGTCCTTTATCCTTACCGGATACTCTCCCCTCGACCACCGAGCCATATTCTTGAAAAACTCCTTGGTCTTTTTTCTTAAGCTCAGATTCCATTCGTTGCCGTAGAGGTCTAAGTCATCGGGGTGATTTAACTCAAACCAGTCTAACACCTTTCTCCTCTCCGAATAAAGCTCATTAGGAGACTTGTTTTTTTTGTTCCCTGCCACCATGACACACATTTTTTTATCCTGAAAGGAAAATCTAGAGCGATCTGGGAGTTCCAGTCGATTGGGCCAATAATACCTCACGAACTTCTCACCCTTAAGGTCCGGGCTCCAGGTAAAAACTCTATCGAATAAGCTGTAGTTGGACTCTCTCCAGTTTTCGGGGACAATTTGGGAGCACTCCGACTGAACCAGATATTTACGCTGAGGCCCGTTTAGGATTTTACTCTGGTAAAGGGCTATCTTGTTGGGCATATCAAAGAAAAGTATCTTCTCAAAACCATCAAGGGAGTCCCTTACGGGATCCGGAGCGGACAATGACCAACCAAGTTTCTCCATTCTGTCTTTGAGGTCGCCAAAATAAAAGCCCCAGCTGTTACCCAGAGGAAGATCCTTCATCCAGTCAGGATCGAATATCCTGTCGTTCCCGTAATATATCTCTCCATAAGCAAAAAGTGCTATTTTTCTCATTTTGCATCCTCGCAGTTCATATCTATCCTCACAATATCGTCCTCCCCAAGATACGGCCCGTTTTGGACCTCTATTATCTCGAGTGGGATCTTTCCGGGGTTTATGAGCCTGTGGAGCTGATTTTTCTGTATGAAGGTGCTTTCCCCTTCGTGGAGGTAGAAGGTCTCTTCGTCCCTCTCGACCTGGGCTGTGCCTTTTACCACTATCCAGTGTTCCGTCCTGTGGTGGTGATACTGGAGGCTCAGGGCTTTTCCCGGGTGGACGGTTATCCTCTTTACCTTTATGCCGTCCCCTTCGTGGAGAATTCTATAGTCTCCCCATCTCCTGGCGCTTTCGGGGGCTTGGGTTACTTCCGGTCTGGACCGCTCTTTCAGTGTGGAGACTACGTCTTTGACCGATTGGGATGTCCCCCTAGGGGCTATGTACAGGGCGTCGGCGGTGTCCACCACCAGCAGGTCGCTGACCCCCGACAGGGCTATGAGCCGTCTGTCCCCTTGGACCAGGCATCCTTCCGACCGATCGGCCAGGACGTCCCCTTTTAGGACGTTGCGGTTGCCGTCTTTTTCCCCCTGCTGATAGATGGCGTCCCAGCTTCCCAGGTCGGACCAGCAGGCGTCCAGTGGGACCACCGCCACTGAGGGGGCTTTTTCCATTATGCCGTAGTCTATTGATACCGAGGGAAGGTCTTTGAATCCCTCGACCATGGCCATCTCTCCACCTTCCATGAGTTTCGCTATCTCCGGAAGGTGTTCTTTGAAGGAGTCTATCATGTCCCCGGCCCGAAAGAGAAATATCCCGCCGTTCCACAGGTATTGTCCGCTTTGGACGTATTCCTTTGCTTTTTTTAGGTCCGGCTTTTCGACGAACTGAGATACGTCGTTCCAGCCCCCCCTGTCTTCGCCTTTTTTTATGTAGCCGAATCCGGTCTCTGGAGCGTCCGGGACTATGCCGAAGGTGACCAGTTTTCCCTCTTCCAGCGCCAGTAGCCCCAGCTTCAGTGCGTCGTGGAAGGCTTTTTCGTTTTGGATTATGTGGTCGCTGGGACATACGAGGACTGGAGTTTCCCTGGTTGCCCCTTTTTCCATAAGATGGGCCAGCCCAAGGGCTATGGCCGGAGCGGTGTTTCTGCCTTCCGGCTCGAGGACATGTATGTTTCCTTTCAAGCCTACGTCGGAGGCCTGGTAGGCTATCTGGCTGTCCCATCTCTCTCCTGCCACTATTTTTATGCCCTCTTGGCCGCAGAGGGGCAGAAGCCTTTTTATGGTTGTCTGAAGGAGGCTGTAGTCTCCTGCGAGTTTCAGAAACTGTTTTGGGACCTCTTCCCTTGAGAGGGGCCACAGTCTGGTCCCTCCGCCTCCTGCCAGTATGAGGGCTTTTATCTCGGTCATTTCCCCCCCCCCAGTATGTCCTCCAGGATGGAGAGTTCCTCCTGACGATAGTCCGGGTGGTTGCCGCAGTAGAGGCCGCAGCGGTGGATAAAGTCGGCGCCTTTAAGTTCCCTGCTTTTGGGGACGTATTTGCCGTAGAAGGGCTGTCTTTGGATGTTGCCAGCTATCAAGGGCCTTATCTCCACTCCTCCTCGCTCCAGCTTTTCGCCGTATTTTCCCCTTAGCTCCGGGGTTTTGCAAAGTATTGGTATGGCGAAGTTGGAGAGGACCGTCAGGTGGTCTCTCTTTAAGGTGAGGAGGTCTGGGTTGGATTTTATGGCCCTCTCCACCCTGAGGTAGTTATCCTGTCTTTTGAGGATCGAGCCAGGGAGGTGGGCCAGCTGCTGTTGGCCCAAAAATCCGGTTATCTCCGTGGGCCTTAGGTTGTAACCCAGGTCGTAGAAGGTGTATTTAGCGTCCAGTTCGGATTGAACCCGATATTTCGCCCGGATGGTGTTTTTTTCCTCTTCCTCCAGGTTTCTGTCCCAGCCGTTGGCACGGACGAGTTTAAGCATGGCGGTGAGCTCCAGATCGTCGGTGCAGATCATGCCGCCTTCGATGGTGGACATGTGGTGGGAGACGAAGAAGGAGAAGGTGGAGGCGAGGCCGAAGTTGCCCAGTTTCGTACCCTTCAGCTCGGATCCAAGGGATTCGCAGTTGTCCTCCAGGAGGATTATTCCCCTTTCCCGGCAGATGTCCCGGATTGCGTCCAGATCTCCGGCAAAGCCCAGGGCGTTGGTTATGAAGAGGGCTTTCAGGGGGTGGTCTTTGAGGCATCTCTCAAGTTCCTCGGGCTCGACGTTCAATGTTTCCCTGGAGCAGTCCAAGGCCACAGGGACCATGCCCAGCTGTATTATGGGCATGGTGTTGGTGGACCAGGTGACGGCGGAGAAACCTATAAGGTCTTCGTCTTTCAGTTTTCCCATGTTTTTAAGGGCCTGGAGTAGGGCTAAGTTGGCGCTTCCTCCGCTGTTGAAGAGCACCGCCCTGTTTCGCCCCTGATATGCGGCGAAACTTTCCTCAAACTTGCAACATTCAGCCCCCATGCTGAGGATCCGGGCGTCCAGGACGAATTTAGACAGGGCTTTTTTTGTCTCCTCCTCCTGGAGGAAGGTGTTTTTCACCAGAGGGACTTTATACACCGCTTTGTCTCTCCTCTCTCAGCTTTTCGTATTGGTCTATCATCCGGGCGATCCCCTCGCTCAGCGGTATTCGGGGCTCGAAGCCCAGTCCTCTGAGTTTCGAGACGTCCAGCCGTTTTATCGGCATTCCGTCGGGTTTGGAGGGGTCCCATAGTATCTCTCCGTCGTAGGCGACCGCTTTTTTGATCTCCTCCGCCAGGCCCTTTATGGATATGTCCTCTCCGCTGCCCAGGTTTATTATGTCCGGGCTGTCCCATTTTTCCATGAGGAGGGTGACGGCTCTGGCCATGTCGTCGACGTGGAGAAACTCCCGTCTGGCGCTGCCGGTTCCCCACAGGGTTATGGTGGGGGCCTTTTCCCTCTTCGCCTCCACAAATCGCCTGACCAGGGCGGCGATGACGTGGGAGTGGTCTGGGTGGAAGCTGTCTCCCGGGCCGTAGAGGTTGCAGGGCATGACGGAGAGGCCCTTTATGCCGCGCTGTCTGCTCAGGTACTGGACGAGCCGGAGGCCCGCTATTTTGGCCAGGGCGTAGCCTTCGTTGGTGGGCTCCAATGGGCCTGTGAGGAGGTATTCCTCTTTCATGGGCTGAGGGCATTCCCGAGGGTATATGCAGGAGCTTCCCAGGAATACCAGCTTTTTTACGCCGTTGGCGGCGGCTCCGTTTATGACGTTGTTCTGGATCTGGAGGTTTTCGTAGAGGAATCCGTAGGGGTCCGCCATGTTGGCTCCTATTCCTCCGACTCTGGCGGCGGCCAGGATCACCACTTCGGGGCGGTTGGCCCGAAAGAAGTTTTCAGTTGCTCTTTGGTCCAGCAGGTCCAGTTCTTCGCGGGTTTTAGTTATTATGTCTTTAGCCCCTCGGTCTTTAAGGGCACGGACGATGGCGCTGCCTGCCATACCACGGTGCCCTGCTACGTATGTTCTTTGTTCCGCTATATCTTGTTTTTTCATGCGTTTCGCACGCTCCAGAATCGATCATGCGCGCAATCATCGCCCATGCTCTGTATTTTAGGATGAGGATCGATAGGCTTTAGCTTTTTTCTAAGGATACCTAGCAAGTTAGCACTATCGATGACAACCGGAAAAAGCCTGCTCTTTTTAAGAGGTTGTTCAAGATGGAATACAATCCGTATCTTCTGCGCTTTAAGACATCGCTGAGCCATTTCTCTTTCTTCTAAAACATTCCCATTCAAAGCAGCAGGGAGAAGAGCAGCAAGGGTACTCAGCGATTTATTCAGGATAACTTCATGGATCGGCTCAGTGGATATTCTAGAATGAGCCCGATAATCCTTGGCCTCGATCAAATATAGGACCTTTCCCGGGCTCAAAGCTATCAGATCAGACGCTTTGATATGATCTTTCATCCTTGAAAAATGTTCTCTATAAAAGGTCCAGTCGTCGAATTTTGCTACCTCCCAGTCATCTGGAAAATCAAAAACCAGAGAATCAACCACACAGGATTTCACGGCTATTCCTGCCTCTCCATAGAGAGATATCTCTGGGACTGATCCACGTTTTCATCGAGAGAGACTAAATCTCCTATGTCTTCGATAGCGTCACCCTGTTCTATCGACACGCCATCTTCACCTTCGTGAAGCCCTATAAATCTAATGAGTTTTCCCCCATGATCGTATCTTTTTAGCTCCAGTTCTCTGAGCAAAAAAAGGTCGTGAGTTGCCAAGAATACCTGTATACCCTGTTTGCAGAGCCTCAGGACCGTCTCTGCCACCAGCTTCACCAGTTTAGGATTCAGGTTGGCCTCAGGCTCATCCCAGAAAAGGTATCCTCTGTCCAGAAGCACGCCAGAAGCTATCAAATGAGCTATCATAGCCAACTTTCGATGTCCTTCTGCCACTAGGTGCATCTCCATCCGACCATCGCTTTTTTGGAGATACATGCGACCATCGGAGAGAACTACCTTTCCTCCCATTCCTTCCTCCAGGGGCTCAAGGAGCATTTTTATTGTTTTCTCTCTCGGTCCTTTTCTGAGAGGGGCCCCTAAAAGCAAGCAGGTATCTCGCCAAGTTTCCTCAAATTCCAGATAATGTCTATCGTAGGTAGCCACAAAATTTGGATAGAGCGACATAAGTTCTCTAGTAGGAAAGAAAATAGGTTCTATCTCGTTCCAGGAGGACGGAACCTTATCCACCGAGACCTCCGCCTTGCTGTTGGATGAAAAACTACAGGAGATATTGTAGCGAGGATCGCCAAACTCAAGGGAGATGTCGCACCTGGCCCTGCCTTGGCGACGACGGATGAGCCGCCCCAGGCTCTCGGGGCAGAAGACCCCCACCAGTTTTTCGGCAATAGCGGTCTGGAGATAGTTTTTTGTAGGAGCCGTCCCCTTGGACTTTCTTCCTCCCTCCGCTGAGACTGCCAGCAGGCTGTAGACAGCCTTTAGGAGGTGGCTTTTTCCAGTTCCATTTTCGCCGACTATCACGTTAAGGCCGGAAGAGAAACTTACATTAGCCTTGGTAAAAACGGTCAGATTTTCTATGTCCATCGATTTAAGCACAGGCTCACCACCTTTTTTTAGATCAAGACAGGTCCTCTATGGAGGGACATACCTGGTATCCTGCGTCCCGGCAAAGGATGTCTTTTTTGAACAGGTCCAGGTCGTGGGAGACCATTTCCTTGACCAGCTCGGGGAAGGTGACTCGCCTCTCCCAACCCAGCAACTCCTTTGCCTTGGTGGGGTCGCCTAGGAGAAGTTCCACCTCCGTGGGCCTGAAGTATCTGGGGTCGATCTCGACCAGGACCTTTCCGGTGGAGGGGTCGAATCCGAATTCGTCCACTCCGGTCCCACGCCACTCTATGGGTATCCCGACTTCCTTGAAGGCCAGTTCCACGAATTCACGGACAGAGTGGGTTTCACCTGTGGCTATTACGAAGTCGTCCGGTTTTTCCTGCTGGAGCATGAGCCACATGGCCTCGACGTAGTCTCTGGCGTGGCCCCAGTCTCTTTTGGCGTCCATATTGCCCAGGTAGAGTTTGTCCTGGAGTCCCAGGGAGATCCGAGCCACAGCCCTGGTTATCTTTCTGGTGACGAAGGTCTCTCCCCTAAGGGAGGATTCGTGGTTGAAGAGTATTCCGTTGCAGCCGTAGATGCCGTAGGCTTCTCGATAGTTGACTGTTATCCAGTAGCCGTAGAGCTTGGCGGCGGCGTAGGGGCTTCTTGGATAGAAGGGGGTGGTCTCCCTCTGAGGGATTTCCTGAACCTTGCCGAACAGCTCGCTGGTGGATGCCTGGTAGAAGCGGGTGGTCTTCTCCAGTCCGAGTATGCGGATGGCCTCAAGGATACGAAGGACTCCCAGTCCGTCGCCGTTGGCGGTGTACTCCGGCGTCTCGAAGGATACCTTGACGTGGCTTTGTGCCGCCAGGTTGTATATTTCGTCCGGCTTTATCTCCTGAAGCAGACGGACTATGTTGGAAGAGTCGGTCAGGTCTCCGTAGTGGAGGATAAGGCCTCTTTTTTCGTCGTGGGGATCTCTGAACAGGTGGTCTATCCTGCCAGTGTTGAACAGCGAGGACCTCCTCTTCATTCCGTGGACCTCGTAGCCTTTGTCCAGTAGAAATTTGGACAGATACGCTCCGTCCTGGCCGGTTATTCCGGTTATAAGGGCTTTTTTCATGACGGTTCAACCTCTTTTCGTTTTCTAACTTCGAGATACAGGCCCTCTATTTCCTCCGCCATATCGGAAAGAGAAAAGTTTCTTCTAACTTCCGAAAAAACGGCTTTACCGTCCAGATAAGCCTCTAGAGCGTCGCTCCAGCGTTCTTTATTCAATGGGACCATTGCATTAGGAGGCAAGCTCTCTTTGAAGGCTGGAAGGTCCGACGCTATAAGGGGAACTCCCATGGACAGAGCGGTCAAAAGGACCAGGCCCGCTCCCTCGCTTCTGGATGGGAAAAGACAGCAATCGCACCGGGCCATCAGGTCGACCACGTCGTCCCTGTATCCCAGAAAGTTTATCCTATCGCCCAATCGAGCCGAGGCGATCCTCTCTTTAAGCTGGACCTCCAGAGACCCTTCTCCGGCTACGTCCAAAACCCAGTCGTCTCGATTCGTCATGGAAAGAAGGACGTCTATCAGAAAGTCTATTCCTTTTACACTGGTCAGGCGACCGACGAATAGAAAACGAAAAGGCCCCTTATCGTCGTGAGGAACCCATCGAACACCCGGATCGGCTATGCCGTTTTTTATGACCGTCGACCGCTGGGGAAGCCAATCTCTCTGGTGATCCTTTACCGCCTGAGATACGCATATGGCACCGTCGGCGTGACGATATGGGATCAGGCCGGCGTTCAGCGAGTATATGGCGTGACAGGTCACGACGAAGGGAACTCCGGACAGAGCGGAGGTCCACCAGGCCACCCAGGCGGGGACCCGGGAATGAGCGTGAAGGATATCCCATTTTCTGGATCGGGCCATAATAGCCAGTCTCAACGCACAGAGGCCCCCGGTGAAGGGCTCTTTTACGTGTATGGGAAGCTTTATATGGGTGACCCCGGGATGGAGTTCCGACGTCATCCGTCCACCGCCGGACACCACCGTCACATGGTGCCCCGACCTTGCCTGTTCCGAGGCCAGGTCCACCACGTGACGCTCCACCCCTCCGACGTCCAGCCCCGGCAGGAGGTGGACTATCCTCATTTCCAGTTCTCCAATATCCAGTCGGCGGCCCGACGAGCCTCGTTGAACTCCGGGGCTCTGCCGACAGGTCGGTTCAGCATAGGACGCCAGGCCATGACGTCCGAGGGCATCTCGGTTAAAAGCCCTCTTTTCACGAAACTATCTATCATTTCATCGAACCTGGGGGTTCCCCATAAAAACCTCTCCGGCAGGATTTTCCATTTTATGAGACGTACCGTAAGCTTCTGGGCAAACCGTCTCCATCCTGGCTGTCTTCCCACCCTCAGGAGGTACACATTGGCCCCCGAGGTAGCTGCCTCGGATATCATCGACACGGAGTCCTCGGTACAAAAAACCCTGTCGCAGGCTCCGAGTATTCCCGGGACGGGATTTTCGTCGCTTTCCGAGGCGAGAAGTAGCATGGACACCCTGTCGTTGTCCTTACAGATTTCCCTTATGCGTTTTTCCGTCTCCAAAGGGGTGCGTCTGGATGTGGTTATATAGAGAGACAGTCCTCTTTCCTCGGCTATGCGAAGCAATACCCCTACGGTCATGTCCGCCCAGGTGGCGTCGAGCCGGTAGTTCTGGTCGTCTCCACCGACAAGTACGCCCCATTTTTCCTCGGATCCGGGATGATCCCTCAGAAGCTTCTTCGCCGATCTCTCCAGATCCTCCGGGCTAACGAAGTTCGGAGCTCCCAAGGTTTCAATGGCGGAGCCTGCGCCTGTTCCGTCGTGGCTCGGAACCACGCCGTAGTCGAAGGGCTCGACCCCTATGACCGAGGGAGTCATAACCACGCAGGATTTCCCCCCCATAACCCTTGAAAGGGCAAGGCAGAATGGAGCGGCGGAGCTGCCTGTGGAGATCACCAGGCTGTCCGAACCGGACAGCCCCCTCTCGTCCAGGGCCTTGCGATAGCCCTCCAAAAGATCCAGCCCTTTTTCTCCGGTCCAGTGAAGCCATCGTCTCGTTCCGAGTCTGTCCAGTTTGGGAAGCCTTCGGCCCAGAAGTTTGAGCAGAAAAGCCCTCCTGCCCCCTCCGTATTTCGGCACGTCCATCTTTACGATATCGGCACCGGTATCCTTCGATATCCATCTGGCTATGCCCTCGCTCTGGTGCAGGTGACCTCTTATTCCGTCCGAGAGGATCAACACAAGCGAAGGACCGTCGGATCTGTCAGTTTTCATCCGTCCATACCCCCAGTTCTGACGTAAGTCTGTCTCTCAACTCCATCAAGGGTATGTTATGTCTTTCCGATATGTCTTTCAAGTCGTCGTATTCGATGGTTCTCTTCACCATCCTATCTCCCCAGTAGGCTTTTTTCAGCCTGACCGGCCCAAGGGACGTGAGCTCCATCGTTTCATCCCTTCTCAGGGTGTATCTGTTCTCCCTGCGGCATCGAAGCCCTATAGTGGAGGTGTTTTTCAATATGATCTCGGCGCACCGTCTTTCCCGTTCAAGAGAGCACACGCAGGTTATTCTGGTTCCCGGACGCTGTTTTTTCATCATGATAGATGTCAGAAAAACGTCCCAGGCTCCAGCGTCGAAGAGCTTCTCCATGGCGGAGGCGAAGTCCTGGGGATTCATGTCGTCCACGTTGGCCTCCAGAACGACAGCTTCCCCGGGAATCCAGGGAAGTTTTTCTTTTTCGTCCTCTCCCTCTTCCAGCAGGGTTATCCTCAGGGCGTTGGGAAGCTCGGTGTCCTTGTCCCCCAGACCGTAGCCTGTGGCGACTATGCGGCCGCTTGGAAGAGAGCCGTAGGATTCCACCGAGGTCTTCAGTATGAGGGCACCGGTAGGGGTGGTCCTCTCCAGAGGGTCCCCCTGAGAGATAACCGGTATCCCCTCGATAAGTCTGGCGGTGGCGGGAGCAGGAACGGGCAGAACCCCGTGGGCACACTTCACCGTTCCGGAACCGACGTTGACCGGCGACGAGACTACCCGATCCGCCCCGGCCATGTGCAGTGCCATAAAGGATCCTACTACATCCACTATGGAGTCCACCGCTCCGACCTCGTGAAAATGTATGGATTCGAGGTCGACCCCGTGGACCGAGGCCTCCGCCTTAGCCAGCA carries:
- a CDS encoding glycosyltransferase family 10 domain-containing protein, whose amino-acid sequence is MRKIALFAYGEIYYGNDRIFDPDWMKDLPLGNSWGFYFGDLKDRMEKLGWSLSAPDPVRDSLDGFEKILFFDMPNKIALYQSKILNGPQRKYLVQSECSQIVPENWRESNYSLFDRVFTWSPDLKGEKFVRYYWPNRLELPDRSRFSFQDKKMCVMVAGNKKNKSPNELYSERRKVLDWFELNHPDDLDLYGNEWNLSLRKKTKEFFKNMARWSRGEYPVRIKDYSIYRGRLSSKEDTLPDYKFNFCYENMKDVPGYITEKIFDSFSCGVVPIYWGWKGVSSLIPEEAFIDARRFDSINDIYGFISSMDESSHRSYLDAAVDFLTSQKASLFSGDAFIRTLVDGMGIH
- a CDS encoding mannose-1-phosphate guanylyltransferase/mannose-6-phosphate isomerase — its product is MTEIKALILAGGGGTRLWPLSREEVPKQFLKLAGDYSLLQTTIKRLLPLCGQEGIKIVAGERWDSQIAYQASDVGLKGNIHVLEPEGRNTAPAIALGLAHLMEKGATRETPVLVCPSDHIIQNEKAFHDALKLGLLALEEGKLVTFGIVPDAPETGFGYIKKGEDRGGWNDVSQFVEKPDLKKAKEYVQSGQYLWNGGIFLFRAGDMIDSFKEHLPEIAKLMEGGEMAMVEGFKDLPSVSIDYGIMEKAPSVAVVPLDACWSDLGSWDAIYQQGEKDGNRNVLKGDVLADRSEGCLVQGDRRLIALSGVSDLLVVDTADALYIAPRGTSQSVKDVVSTLKERSRPEVTQAPESARRWGDYRILHEGDGIKVKRITVHPGKALSLQYHHHRTEHWIVVKGTAQVERDEETFYLHEGESTFIQKNQLHRLINPGKIPLEIIEVQNGPYLGEDDIVRIDMNCEDAK
- a CDS encoding DegT/DnrJ/EryC1/StrS family aminotransferase; the encoded protein is MYKVPLVKNTFLQEEETKKALSKFVLDARILSMGAECCKFEESFAAYQGRNRAVLFNSGGSANLALLQALKNMGKLKDEDLIGFSAVTWSTNTMPIIQLGMVPVALDCSRETLNVEPEELERCLKDHPLKALFITNALGFAGDLDAIRDICRERGIILLEDNCESLGSELKGTKLGNFGLASTFSFFVSHHMSTIEGGMICTDDLELTAMLKLVRANGWDRNLEEEEKNTIRAKYRVQSELDAKYTFYDLGYNLRPTEITGFLGQQQLAHLPGSILKRQDNYLRVERAIKSNPDLLTLKRDHLTVLSNFAIPILCKTPELRGKYGEKLERGGVEIRPLIAGNIQRQPFYGKYVPKSRELKGADFIHRCGLYCGNHPDYRQEELSILEDILGGGK
- a CDS encoding GDP-L-fucose synthase family protein; its protein translation is MKKQDIAEQRTYVAGHRGMAGSAIVRALKDRGAKDIITKTREELDLLDQRATENFFRANRPEVVILAAARVGGIGANMADPYGFLYENLQIQNNVINGAAANGVKKLVFLGSSCIYPRECPQPMKEEYLLTGPLEPTNEGYALAKIAGLRLVQYLSRQRGIKGLSVMPCNLYGPGDSFHPDHSHVIAALVRRFVEAKREKAPTITLWGTGSARREFLHVDDMARAVTLLMEKWDSPDIINLGSGEDISIKGLAEEIKKAVAYDGEILWDPSKPDGMPIKRLDVSKLRGLGFEPRIPLSEGIARMIDQYEKLREERQSGV
- a CDS encoding AAA family ATPase — encoded protein: MLKSMDIENLTVFTKANVSFSSGLNVIVGENGTGKSHLLKAVYSLLAVSAEGGRKSKGTAPTKNYLQTAIAEKLVGVFCPESLGRLIRRRQGRARCDISLEFGDPRYNISCSFSSNSKAEVSVDKVPSSWNEIEPIFFPTRELMSLYPNFVATYDRHYLEFEETWRDTCLLLGAPLRKGPREKTIKMLLEPLEEGMGGKVVLSDGRMYLQKSDGRMEMHLVAEGHRKLAMIAHLIASGVLLDRGYLFWDEPEANLNPKLVKLVAETVLRLCKQGIQVFLATHDLFLLRELELKRYDHGGKLIRFIGLHEGEDGVSIEQGDAIEDIGDLVSLDENVDQSQRYLSMERQE
- the gmd gene encoding GDP-mannose 4,6-dehydratase; the protein is MKKALITGITGQDGAYLSKFLLDKGYEVHGMKRRSSLFNTGRIDHLFRDPHDEKRGLILHYGDLTDSSNIVRLLQEIKPDEIYNLAAQSHVKVSFETPEYTANGDGLGVLRILEAIRILGLEKTTRFYQASTSELFGKVQEIPQRETTPFYPRSPYAAAKLYGYWITVNYREAYGIYGCNGILFNHESSLRGETFVTRKITRAVARISLGLQDKLYLGNMDAKRDWGHARDYVEAMWLMLQQEKPDDFVIATGETHSVREFVELAFKEVGIPIEWRGTGVDEFGFDPSTGKVLVEIDPRYFRPTEVELLLGDPTKAKELLGWERRVTFPELVKEMVSHDLDLFKKDILCRDAGYQVCPSIEDLS
- a CDS encoding glycosyltransferase family 4 protein, with the protein product MRIVHLLPGLDVGGVERHVVDLASEQARSGHHVTVVSGGGRMTSELHPGVTHIKLPIHVKEPFTGGLCALRLAIMARSRKWDILHAHSRVPAWVAWWTSALSGVPFVVTCHAIYSLNAGLIPYRHADGAICVSQAVKDHQRDWLPQRSTVIKNGIADPGVRWVPHDDKGPFRFLFVGRLTSVKGIDFLIDVLLSMTNRDDWVLDVAGEGSLEVQLKERIASARLGDRINFLGYRDDVVDLMARCDCCLFPSRSEGAGLVLLTALSMGVPLIASDLPAFKESLPPNAMVPLNKERWSDALEAYLDGKAVFSEVRRNFSLSDMAEEIEGLYLEVRKRKEVEPS
- a CDS encoding mitochondrial fission ELM1 family protein, translated to MKTDRSDGPSLVLILSDGIRGHLHQSEGIARWISKDTGADIVKMDVPKYGGGRRAFLLKLLGRRLPKLDRLGTRRWLHWTGEKGLDLLEGYRKALDERGLSGSDSLVISTGSSAAPFCLALSRVMGGKSCVVMTPSVIGVEPFDYGVVPSHDGTGAGSAIETLGAPNFVSPEDLERSAKKLLRDHPGSEEKWGVLVGGDDQNYRLDATWADMTVGVLLRIAEERGLSLYITTSRRTPLETEKRIREICKDNDRVSMLLLASESDENPVPGILGACDRVFCTEDSVSMISEAATSGANVYLLRVGRQPGWRRFAQKLTVRLIKWKILPERFLWGTPRFDEMIDSFVKRGLLTEMPSDVMAWRPMLNRPVGRAPEFNEARRAADWILENWK
- the larC gene encoding nickel pincer cofactor biosynthesis protein LarC: MRTLYLEPFAGIAGDMFIGAMIDLGLFSQDEFISAMKGLDLDGYGLSIEKGLRRGISGTDFKVEVHSGDHHGHDHGHCHRHLSDILSILERSSLPENVKNRSERAFRMLAKAEASVHGVDLESIHFHEVGAVDSIVDVVGSFMALHMAGADRVVSSPVNVGSGTVKCAHGVLPVPAPATARLIEGIPVISQGDPLERTTPTGALILKTSVESYGSLPSGRIVATGYGLGDKDTELPNALRITLLEEGEDEKEKLPWIPGEAVVLEANVDDMNPQDFASAMEKLFDAGAWDVFLTSIMMKKQRPGTRITCVCSLERERRCAEIILKNTSTIGLRCRRENRYTLRRDETMELTSLGPVRLKKAYWGDRMVKRTIEYDDLKDISERHNIPLMELRDRLTSELGVWTDEN